A DNA window from Pungitius pungitius chromosome 1, fPunPun2.1, whole genome shotgun sequence contains the following coding sequences:
- the map4k2 gene encoding mitogen-activated protein kinase kinase kinase kinase 2 isoform X7 encodes MNRIGVSFLDPLDDYELVYRIGCGTYGDVFKARNIGTSELAAIKIVKLDPGDDITSIQQEITMMKECKHKNIVAYFGSYHRNTKLWICMEYCGGGSLQDIYHVTGPLKEKQIAYVCRETLQGLYHLHETGKMHRDIKGANILLTERGDVKLADFGVAAEISASVAKRKSFIGTPYWMAPEVAAVEKKGGYNHLCDIWAVGITAIELAELQPPMFDLHPMRALMLMSKSSFQPPRLKDKTKWSASFQSFVKMSLIKSPRKRPSAETLLQHPFVTQLLTRNLVIELLDMANNPELHNSHAHSMEDNELEVGEVAPDKIQSAGKHLPVERTLSEEQFDQVKFGPPLRKVTEPYPGLGPYDDDWSLSGDEDNSPSLLECVEQALQLRSLTIKRAPSTDGGRKSGLFSPSTASLPAFRSLTPNTEDSDLTTRPSCTLGPDAAVTADPTSTTVLARCSATHDISERGSGPCPPEGGAAAAEKKKVASVCSMKRETALSPEWSTLRKNTEDARADCHGLPPTPHVHMGACFSKVFNGCPLRIHCAVTWVLPKTRDQYLILGAEEGIYTLNLNELHEDTLEKLLPQRCTWLYVMNNVLMSVSGKSSQLYSHNLTALFEQRGHLQKKHGSLSLSTSRFTERISSRKFATSVKIPDTKGCRRCSVARNPYTDSTFLCGAVPSGLVLLLWYEPLQKFMQLKHIAMRLPDSLPIFELLVLVSDEFPQLCVGVRYVSNGKRPIGEQLKFDIIELNSATISAPDSGALGAVQVTQMDRDTVLIALEQTVKIVNLRGLPTKELAAEMVFDFPIETLVCLQDSVLAFWKHGLKGMNFHSNEVTQEITDQSRAFQVLGTSRDIILQSTPTDDPSALSNLYILTGHESSY; translated from the exons ATGAACCGGATAGGAGTGTCATTCCTGGACCCTTTGGACGACTACGAGCTGGTCTACCGGATTGGCTGCGGTACCTACGGAGATGTGTTCAAG GCTCGTAACATCGGGACGTCTGAACTGGCAGCTATCAAGATTGTCAAGCTGGACCCTG GCGATGACATTACGTCCATCCAGCAGGAGATCACCATGATGAAGGAATGCAAGCACAAAAACATTGTGGCCTACTTCGGCAGCTACCACAG GAACACCAAGCTGTGGATCTGCATGGAGTACTGTGGTGGAGGGTCTCTTCAGGATATTTACCACg TGACGGGCCCTCTGAAGGAGAAGCAGATAGCGTACGTGTGCAGAGAAACCCTCCAG GGTTTGTACCACCTGCACGAGACTGGCAAAATGCACAGAGACATCAAG GGAGCCAACATCCTTttgacagagagaggagatgtAAAACTGG CTGACTTCGGAGTGGCAGCAGAGATCAGTGCCTCCGTAGCCAAAAGGAAGTCTTTTATAGGCACTCCCTACTG GATGGCTCCGGAGGTGGCTGCCGTCGAGAAGAAAGGTGGCTACAACCACCTGTGTGACATCTGGGCCGTCGGCATCACCGCCATCGAGCTGGCGGAGCTCCAGCCGCCCATGTTTGACCTCCACCCAATGAG GGCGCTGATGTTGATGTCCAAGAGCAGTTTCCAGCCTCCGAGACTAAAGGACAAAACCAAATG GTCGGCTAGTTTCCAAAGCTTTGTGAAGATGTCTTTGATTAAAAGCCCCCGTAAACGACCCTCGGCGGAGACGCTGCTGCAG CATCCATTTGTGACACAGCTCCTGACCCGCAACCTGGTCATTGAGCTGCTGGACATGGCCAATAACCCTGAGCTCCACAACAGCCACGCGCACAGCATGGAGGACAACGAGCTGGAG GTTGGGGAAGTGGCTCCTGACAAGATTCAGTCAGCAGGGAAACACCTGCCTGTAGAGAGGACCCTGTCTGAAGAACaat TCGACCAGGTGAAGTTTGGGCCTCCGCTGAGGAAAGTCACTGAGCCATATCCTGGTTTg GGCCCCTATGATGATGACTGGAGTCTCTCTGGAGACGAAGACAACTCACC GAGCCTGTTGGAATGTGTGGAGCAAGCTCTGCAGCTGAG AAGTTTAACCATTAAGAGAGCGCCATCTACTGAT ggagGTAGAAAGAGCGGTTTATTCAGTCCGTCCACAGCATCTCTGCCAGCCTTTAGGTCTTTAACGCccaacacagaggacagtgaccTGACAACGAGACCCAGCTGCACCCTGGGCCCTGACGCTGCCGTCACTGCTGACCCCACCTCCACAACAG TGTTAGCCAGGTGCTCGGCAACACACGACATCAGTGAGCGCGGCAGCGGCCCGTGCCCCCCTGAGGGGGGCGCTGCAgcggcagagaagaagaaggttgCCAGCGTTTGCTCCATGAAAAGAGAGACGGCGCTCTCACCCGAATGGAGCACACTGAGGAAAAACACAGAGGACGCT AGGGCTGATTGTCATGGACTTCCTCCTACCCCTCATGTCCAT ATGGGAGCTTGTTTCTCCAAGGTCTTCAACGGTTGTCCTCTTAGAATCCACTGTGCCGTCACATGGGTTTTACCCAAAACAAGAG ATCAGTACCTTATTCTTGGGGCAGAGGAGGGCATCTACACACTGAACCTTAATGAACTTCATGAAGACACACTAGAGAAG CTGCTCCCTCAGCGATGCACATGGCTGTACGTCATGAACAACGTGCTGATGTCCGTATCAG GGAAGTCCTCCCAGCTTTACTCCCACAATCTGACCGCTCTGTTCGAACAGAGAGGACACCTGCAGAAGAAACACGGCAGTCTGTCGCTCAGCACCAGCCGCTTCACCGAGAGAATCAGCTCCAG AAAGTTTGCCACTTCTGTGAAGATCCCCGACACTAAAGGCTGCAGGAGATGTAGTGTGG CACGAAACCCGTACACAGACAGCACATTTCTATGTGGGGCTGTTCCATCCGGCctagttcttcttctgtggtatGAGCCCCTGCAGAAGTTCATGCAACTAAAG CACATTGCGATGAGGCTGCCGGACTCTCTGCCCATCTTTGAGCTGCTGGTTTTGGTGTCGGACGAGTTCCCTCAGCTGTGCGTTGGGGTGAGATACGTCAGCAACGGGAAGCGTCCAATCGGAGAGCAGCTCAAGTTTGATATTATAGAGCTGAACAGCGCAACCATTTCAGCACCAG ACAGCGGAGCCCTCGGGGCAGTGCAGGTTACCCAGATGGACAGAGACACTGTTCTCATCGCATTAGAAC AAACCGTGAAGATAGTAAACCTGCGAGGGCTTCCAACCAAAGAGCTGGCCGCCGAAATGGTCTTCGACTTCCCCATCGAAACTCTAG
- the map4k2 gene encoding mitogen-activated protein kinase kinase kinase kinase 2 isoform X6: protein MNRIGVSFLDPLDDYELVYRIGCGTYGDVFKARNIGTSELAAIKIVKLDPGDDITSIQQEITMMKECKHKNIVAYFGSYHRNTKLWICMEYCGGGSLQDIYHVTGPLKEKQIAYVCRETLQGLYHLHETGKMHRDIKGANILLTERGDVKLADFGVAAEISASVAKRKSFIGTPYWMAPEVAAVEKKGGYNHLCDIWAVGITAIELAELQPPMFDLHPMRALMLMSKSSFQPPRLKDKTKWSASFQSFVKMSLIKSPRKRPSAETLLQHPFVTQLLTRNLVIELLDMANNPELHNSHAHSMEDNELEVGEVAPDKIQSAGKHLPVERTLSEEQFDQVKFGPPLRKVTEPYPGLGPYDDDWSLSGDEDNSPSLTIKRAPSTDGGRKSGLFSPSTASLPAFRSLTPNTEDSDLTTRPSCTLGPDAAVTADPTSTTVLARCSATHDISERGSGPCPPEGGAAAAEKKKVASVCSMKRETALSPEWSTLRKNTEDARADCHGLPPTPHVHMGACFSKVFNGCPLRIHCAVTWVLPKTRDQYLILGAEEGIYTLNLNELHEDTLEKLLPQRCTWLYVMNNVLMSVSGKSSQLYSHNLTALFEQRGHLQKKHGSLSLSTSRFTERISSSHRKFATSVKIPDTKGCRRCSVARNPYTDSTFLCGAVPSGLVLLLWYEPLQKFMQLKHIAMRLPDSLPIFELLVLVSDEFPQLCVGVRYVSNGKRPIGEQLKFDIIELNSATISAPDSGALGAVQVTQMDRDTVLIALEQTVKIVNLRGLPTKELAAEMVFDFPIETLVCLQDSVLAFWKHGLKGMNFHSNEVTQEITDQSRAFQVLGTSRDIILQSTPTDDPSALSNLYILTGHESSY from the exons ATGAACCGGATAGGAGTGTCATTCCTGGACCCTTTGGACGACTACGAGCTGGTCTACCGGATTGGCTGCGGTACCTACGGAGATGTGTTCAAG GCTCGTAACATCGGGACGTCTGAACTGGCAGCTATCAAGATTGTCAAGCTGGACCCTG GCGATGACATTACGTCCATCCAGCAGGAGATCACCATGATGAAGGAATGCAAGCACAAAAACATTGTGGCCTACTTCGGCAGCTACCACAG GAACACCAAGCTGTGGATCTGCATGGAGTACTGTGGTGGAGGGTCTCTTCAGGATATTTACCACg TGACGGGCCCTCTGAAGGAGAAGCAGATAGCGTACGTGTGCAGAGAAACCCTCCAG GGTTTGTACCACCTGCACGAGACTGGCAAAATGCACAGAGACATCAAG GGAGCCAACATCCTTttgacagagagaggagatgtAAAACTGG CTGACTTCGGAGTGGCAGCAGAGATCAGTGCCTCCGTAGCCAAAAGGAAGTCTTTTATAGGCACTCCCTACTG GATGGCTCCGGAGGTGGCTGCCGTCGAGAAGAAAGGTGGCTACAACCACCTGTGTGACATCTGGGCCGTCGGCATCACCGCCATCGAGCTGGCGGAGCTCCAGCCGCCCATGTTTGACCTCCACCCAATGAG GGCGCTGATGTTGATGTCCAAGAGCAGTTTCCAGCCTCCGAGACTAAAGGACAAAACCAAATG GTCGGCTAGTTTCCAAAGCTTTGTGAAGATGTCTTTGATTAAAAGCCCCCGTAAACGACCCTCGGCGGAGACGCTGCTGCAG CATCCATTTGTGACACAGCTCCTGACCCGCAACCTGGTCATTGAGCTGCTGGACATGGCCAATAACCCTGAGCTCCACAACAGCCACGCGCACAGCATGGAGGACAACGAGCTGGAG GTTGGGGAAGTGGCTCCTGACAAGATTCAGTCAGCAGGGAAACACCTGCCTGTAGAGAGGACCCTGTCTGAAGAACaat TCGACCAGGTGAAGTTTGGGCCTCCGCTGAGGAAAGTCACTGAGCCATATCCTGGTTTg GGCCCCTATGATGATGACTGGAGTCTCTCTGGAGACGAAGACAACTCACC AAGTTTAACCATTAAGAGAGCGCCATCTACTGAT ggagGTAGAAAGAGCGGTTTATTCAGTCCGTCCACAGCATCTCTGCCAGCCTTTAGGTCTTTAACGCccaacacagaggacagtgaccTGACAACGAGACCCAGCTGCACCCTGGGCCCTGACGCTGCCGTCACTGCTGACCCCACCTCCACAACAG TGTTAGCCAGGTGCTCGGCAACACACGACATCAGTGAGCGCGGCAGCGGCCCGTGCCCCCCTGAGGGGGGCGCTGCAgcggcagagaagaagaaggttgCCAGCGTTTGCTCCATGAAAAGAGAGACGGCGCTCTCACCCGAATGGAGCACACTGAGGAAAAACACAGAGGACGCT AGGGCTGATTGTCATGGACTTCCTCCTACCCCTCATGTCCAT ATGGGAGCTTGTTTCTCCAAGGTCTTCAACGGTTGTCCTCTTAGAATCCACTGTGCCGTCACATGGGTTTTACCCAAAACAAGAG ATCAGTACCTTATTCTTGGGGCAGAGGAGGGCATCTACACACTGAACCTTAATGAACTTCATGAAGACACACTAGAGAAG CTGCTCCCTCAGCGATGCACATGGCTGTACGTCATGAACAACGTGCTGATGTCCGTATCAG GGAAGTCCTCCCAGCTTTACTCCCACAATCTGACCGCTCTGTTCGAACAGAGAGGACACCTGCAGAAGAAACACGGCAGTCTGTCGCTCAGCACCAGCCGCTTCACCGAGAGAATCAGCTCCAG CCACAGAAAGTTTGCCACTTCTGTGAAGATCCCCGACACTAAAGGCTGCAGGAGATGTAGTGTGG CACGAAACCCGTACACAGACAGCACATTTCTATGTGGGGCTGTTCCATCCGGCctagttcttcttctgtggtatGAGCCCCTGCAGAAGTTCATGCAACTAAAG CACATTGCGATGAGGCTGCCGGACTCTCTGCCCATCTTTGAGCTGCTGGTTTTGGTGTCGGACGAGTTCCCTCAGCTGTGCGTTGGGGTGAGATACGTCAGCAACGGGAAGCGTCCAATCGGAGAGCAGCTCAAGTTTGATATTATAGAGCTGAACAGCGCAACCATTTCAGCACCAG ACAGCGGAGCCCTCGGGGCAGTGCAGGTTACCCAGATGGACAGAGACACTGTTCTCATCGCATTAGAAC AAACCGTGAAGATAGTAAACCTGCGAGGGCTTCCAACCAAAGAGCTGGCCGCCGAAATGGTCTTCGACTTCCCCATCGAAACTCTAG
- the map4k2 gene encoding mitogen-activated protein kinase kinase kinase kinase 2 isoform X3 translates to MNRIGVSFLDPLDDYELVYRIGCGTYGDVFKARNIGTSELAAIKIVKLDPGDDITSIQQEITMMKECKHKNIVAYFGSYHRNTKLWICMEYCGGGSLQDIYHVTGPLKEKQIAYVCRETLQGLYHLHETGKMHRDIKGANILLTERGDVKLADFGVAAEISASVAKRKSFIGTPYWMAPEVAAVEKKGGYNHLCDIWAVGITAIELAELQPPMFDLHPMRALMLMSKSSFQPPRLKDKTKWSASFQSFVKMSLIKSPRKRPSAETLLQHPFVTQLLTRNLVIELLDMANNPELHNSHAHSMEDNELEVGEVAPDKIQSAGKHLPVERTLSEEQFDQVKFGPPLRKVTEPYPGLQGPYDDDWSLSGDEDNSPSLLECVEQALQLRSLTIKRAPSTDGGRKSGLFSPSTASLPAFRSLTPNTEDSDLTTRPSCTLGPDAAVTADPTSTTVLARCSATHDISERGSGPCPPEGGAAAAEKKKVASVCSMKRETALSPEWSTLRKNTEDARADCHGLPPTPHVHMGACFSKVFNGCPLRIHCAVTWVLPKTRDQYLILGAEEGIYTLNLNELHEDTLEKLLPQRCTWLYVMNNVLMSVSGKSSQLYSHNLTALFEQRGHLQKKHGSLSLSTSRFTERISSRKFATSVKIPDTKGCRRCSVARNPYTDSTFLCGAVPSGLVLLLWYEPLQKFMQLKHIAMRLPDSLPIFELLVLVSDEFPQLCVGVRYVSNGKRPIGEQLKFDIIELNSATISAPDSGALGAVQVTQMDRDTVLIALEQTVKIVNLRGLPTKELAAEMVFDFPIETLVCLQDSVLAFWKHGLKGMNFHSNEVTQEITDQSRAFQVLGTSRDIILQSTPTDDPSALSNLYILTGHESSY, encoded by the exons ATGAACCGGATAGGAGTGTCATTCCTGGACCCTTTGGACGACTACGAGCTGGTCTACCGGATTGGCTGCGGTACCTACGGAGATGTGTTCAAG GCTCGTAACATCGGGACGTCTGAACTGGCAGCTATCAAGATTGTCAAGCTGGACCCTG GCGATGACATTACGTCCATCCAGCAGGAGATCACCATGATGAAGGAATGCAAGCACAAAAACATTGTGGCCTACTTCGGCAGCTACCACAG GAACACCAAGCTGTGGATCTGCATGGAGTACTGTGGTGGAGGGTCTCTTCAGGATATTTACCACg TGACGGGCCCTCTGAAGGAGAAGCAGATAGCGTACGTGTGCAGAGAAACCCTCCAG GGTTTGTACCACCTGCACGAGACTGGCAAAATGCACAGAGACATCAAG GGAGCCAACATCCTTttgacagagagaggagatgtAAAACTGG CTGACTTCGGAGTGGCAGCAGAGATCAGTGCCTCCGTAGCCAAAAGGAAGTCTTTTATAGGCACTCCCTACTG GATGGCTCCGGAGGTGGCTGCCGTCGAGAAGAAAGGTGGCTACAACCACCTGTGTGACATCTGGGCCGTCGGCATCACCGCCATCGAGCTGGCGGAGCTCCAGCCGCCCATGTTTGACCTCCACCCAATGAG GGCGCTGATGTTGATGTCCAAGAGCAGTTTCCAGCCTCCGAGACTAAAGGACAAAACCAAATG GTCGGCTAGTTTCCAAAGCTTTGTGAAGATGTCTTTGATTAAAAGCCCCCGTAAACGACCCTCGGCGGAGACGCTGCTGCAG CATCCATTTGTGACACAGCTCCTGACCCGCAACCTGGTCATTGAGCTGCTGGACATGGCCAATAACCCTGAGCTCCACAACAGCCACGCGCACAGCATGGAGGACAACGAGCTGGAG GTTGGGGAAGTGGCTCCTGACAAGATTCAGTCAGCAGGGAAACACCTGCCTGTAGAGAGGACCCTGTCTGAAGAACaat TCGACCAGGTGAAGTTTGGGCCTCCGCTGAGGAAAGTCACTGAGCCATATCCTGGTTTg CAGGGCCCCTATGATGATGACTGGAGTCTCTCTGGAGACGAAGACAACTCACC GAGCCTGTTGGAATGTGTGGAGCAAGCTCTGCAGCTGAG AAGTTTAACCATTAAGAGAGCGCCATCTACTGAT ggagGTAGAAAGAGCGGTTTATTCAGTCCGTCCACAGCATCTCTGCCAGCCTTTAGGTCTTTAACGCccaacacagaggacagtgaccTGACAACGAGACCCAGCTGCACCCTGGGCCCTGACGCTGCCGTCACTGCTGACCCCACCTCCACAACAG TGTTAGCCAGGTGCTCGGCAACACACGACATCAGTGAGCGCGGCAGCGGCCCGTGCCCCCCTGAGGGGGGCGCTGCAgcggcagagaagaagaaggttgCCAGCGTTTGCTCCATGAAAAGAGAGACGGCGCTCTCACCCGAATGGAGCACACTGAGGAAAAACACAGAGGACGCT AGGGCTGATTGTCATGGACTTCCTCCTACCCCTCATGTCCAT ATGGGAGCTTGTTTCTCCAAGGTCTTCAACGGTTGTCCTCTTAGAATCCACTGTGCCGTCACATGGGTTTTACCCAAAACAAGAG ATCAGTACCTTATTCTTGGGGCAGAGGAGGGCATCTACACACTGAACCTTAATGAACTTCATGAAGACACACTAGAGAAG CTGCTCCCTCAGCGATGCACATGGCTGTACGTCATGAACAACGTGCTGATGTCCGTATCAG GGAAGTCCTCCCAGCTTTACTCCCACAATCTGACCGCTCTGTTCGAACAGAGAGGACACCTGCAGAAGAAACACGGCAGTCTGTCGCTCAGCACCAGCCGCTTCACCGAGAGAATCAGCTCCAG AAAGTTTGCCACTTCTGTGAAGATCCCCGACACTAAAGGCTGCAGGAGATGTAGTGTGG CACGAAACCCGTACACAGACAGCACATTTCTATGTGGGGCTGTTCCATCCGGCctagttcttcttctgtggtatGAGCCCCTGCAGAAGTTCATGCAACTAAAG CACATTGCGATGAGGCTGCCGGACTCTCTGCCCATCTTTGAGCTGCTGGTTTTGGTGTCGGACGAGTTCCCTCAGCTGTGCGTTGGGGTGAGATACGTCAGCAACGGGAAGCGTCCAATCGGAGAGCAGCTCAAGTTTGATATTATAGAGCTGAACAGCGCAACCATTTCAGCACCAG ACAGCGGAGCCCTCGGGGCAGTGCAGGTTACCCAGATGGACAGAGACACTGTTCTCATCGCATTAGAAC AAACCGTGAAGATAGTAAACCTGCGAGGGCTTCCAACCAAAGAGCTGGCCGCCGAAATGGTCTTCGACTTCCCCATCGAAACTCTAG
- the map4k2 gene encoding mitogen-activated protein kinase kinase kinase kinase 2 isoform X1 yields MNRIGVSFLDPLDDYELVYRIGCGTYGDVFKARNIGTSELAAIKIVKLDPGDDITSIQQEITMMKECKHKNIVAYFGSYHRNTKLWICMEYCGGGSLQDIYHVTGPLKEKQIAYVCRETLQGLYHLHETGKMHRDIKGANILLTERGDVKLADFGVAAEISASVAKRKSFIGTPYWMAPEVAAVEKKGGYNHLCDIWAVGITAIELAELQPPMFDLHPMRALMLMSKSSFQPPRLKDKTKWSASFQSFVKMSLIKSPRKRPSAETLLQHPFVTQLLTRNLVIELLDMANNPELHNSHAHSMEDNELEVGEVAPDKIQSAGKHLPVERTLSEEQFDQVKFGPPLRKVTEPYPGLQGPYDDDWSLSGDEDNSPSLLECVEQALQLRSLTIKRAPSTDGGRKSGLFSPSTASLPAFRSLTPNTEDSDLTTRPSCTLGPDAAVTADPTSTTVLARCSATHDISERGSGPCPPEGGAAAAEKKKVASVCSMKRETALSPEWSTLRKNTEDARADCHGLPPTPHVHMGACFSKVFNGCPLRIHCAVTWVLPKTRDQYLILGAEEGIYTLNLNELHEDTLEKLLPQRCTWLYVMNNVLMSVSGKSSQLYSHNLTALFEQRGHLQKKHGSLSLSTSRFTERISSSHRKFATSVKIPDTKGCRRCSVARNPYTDSTFLCGAVPSGLVLLLWYEPLQKFMQLKHIAMRLPDSLPIFELLVLVSDEFPQLCVGVRYVSNGKRPIGEQLKFDIIELNSATISAPDSGALGAVQVTQMDRDTVLIALEQTVKIVNLRGLPTKELAAEMVFDFPIETLVCLQDSVLAFWKHGLKGMNFHSNEVTQEITDQSRAFQVLGTSRDIILQSTPTDDPSALSNLYILTGHESSY; encoded by the exons ATGAACCGGATAGGAGTGTCATTCCTGGACCCTTTGGACGACTACGAGCTGGTCTACCGGATTGGCTGCGGTACCTACGGAGATGTGTTCAAG GCTCGTAACATCGGGACGTCTGAACTGGCAGCTATCAAGATTGTCAAGCTGGACCCTG GCGATGACATTACGTCCATCCAGCAGGAGATCACCATGATGAAGGAATGCAAGCACAAAAACATTGTGGCCTACTTCGGCAGCTACCACAG GAACACCAAGCTGTGGATCTGCATGGAGTACTGTGGTGGAGGGTCTCTTCAGGATATTTACCACg TGACGGGCCCTCTGAAGGAGAAGCAGATAGCGTACGTGTGCAGAGAAACCCTCCAG GGTTTGTACCACCTGCACGAGACTGGCAAAATGCACAGAGACATCAAG GGAGCCAACATCCTTttgacagagagaggagatgtAAAACTGG CTGACTTCGGAGTGGCAGCAGAGATCAGTGCCTCCGTAGCCAAAAGGAAGTCTTTTATAGGCACTCCCTACTG GATGGCTCCGGAGGTGGCTGCCGTCGAGAAGAAAGGTGGCTACAACCACCTGTGTGACATCTGGGCCGTCGGCATCACCGCCATCGAGCTGGCGGAGCTCCAGCCGCCCATGTTTGACCTCCACCCAATGAG GGCGCTGATGTTGATGTCCAAGAGCAGTTTCCAGCCTCCGAGACTAAAGGACAAAACCAAATG GTCGGCTAGTTTCCAAAGCTTTGTGAAGATGTCTTTGATTAAAAGCCCCCGTAAACGACCCTCGGCGGAGACGCTGCTGCAG CATCCATTTGTGACACAGCTCCTGACCCGCAACCTGGTCATTGAGCTGCTGGACATGGCCAATAACCCTGAGCTCCACAACAGCCACGCGCACAGCATGGAGGACAACGAGCTGGAG GTTGGGGAAGTGGCTCCTGACAAGATTCAGTCAGCAGGGAAACACCTGCCTGTAGAGAGGACCCTGTCTGAAGAACaat TCGACCAGGTGAAGTTTGGGCCTCCGCTGAGGAAAGTCACTGAGCCATATCCTGGTTTg CAGGGCCCCTATGATGATGACTGGAGTCTCTCTGGAGACGAAGACAACTCACC GAGCCTGTTGGAATGTGTGGAGCAAGCTCTGCAGCTGAG AAGTTTAACCATTAAGAGAGCGCCATCTACTGAT ggagGTAGAAAGAGCGGTTTATTCAGTCCGTCCACAGCATCTCTGCCAGCCTTTAGGTCTTTAACGCccaacacagaggacagtgaccTGACAACGAGACCCAGCTGCACCCTGGGCCCTGACGCTGCCGTCACTGCTGACCCCACCTCCACAACAG TGTTAGCCAGGTGCTCGGCAACACACGACATCAGTGAGCGCGGCAGCGGCCCGTGCCCCCCTGAGGGGGGCGCTGCAgcggcagagaagaagaaggttgCCAGCGTTTGCTCCATGAAAAGAGAGACGGCGCTCTCACCCGAATGGAGCACACTGAGGAAAAACACAGAGGACGCT AGGGCTGATTGTCATGGACTTCCTCCTACCCCTCATGTCCAT ATGGGAGCTTGTTTCTCCAAGGTCTTCAACGGTTGTCCTCTTAGAATCCACTGTGCCGTCACATGGGTTTTACCCAAAACAAGAG ATCAGTACCTTATTCTTGGGGCAGAGGAGGGCATCTACACACTGAACCTTAATGAACTTCATGAAGACACACTAGAGAAG CTGCTCCCTCAGCGATGCACATGGCTGTACGTCATGAACAACGTGCTGATGTCCGTATCAG GGAAGTCCTCCCAGCTTTACTCCCACAATCTGACCGCTCTGTTCGAACAGAGAGGACACCTGCAGAAGAAACACGGCAGTCTGTCGCTCAGCACCAGCCGCTTCACCGAGAGAATCAGCTCCAG CCACAGAAAGTTTGCCACTTCTGTGAAGATCCCCGACACTAAAGGCTGCAGGAGATGTAGTGTGG CACGAAACCCGTACACAGACAGCACATTTCTATGTGGGGCTGTTCCATCCGGCctagttcttcttctgtggtatGAGCCCCTGCAGAAGTTCATGCAACTAAAG CACATTGCGATGAGGCTGCCGGACTCTCTGCCCATCTTTGAGCTGCTGGTTTTGGTGTCGGACGAGTTCCCTCAGCTGTGCGTTGGGGTGAGATACGTCAGCAACGGGAAGCGTCCAATCGGAGAGCAGCTCAAGTTTGATATTATAGAGCTGAACAGCGCAACCATTTCAGCACCAG ACAGCGGAGCCCTCGGGGCAGTGCAGGTTACCCAGATGGACAGAGACACTGTTCTCATCGCATTAGAAC AAACCGTGAAGATAGTAAACCTGCGAGGGCTTCCAACCAAAGAGCTGGCCGCCGAAATGGTCTTCGACTTCCCCATCGAAACTCTAG